ATTAAGTTTTTAGGCGCTTCATTATCATTTTATAACTGGTGAGGATGATGGCACTAAACCTTTAGCTAGGCACTGACGGCACAGAAATTTTTTCGATTAAACAACAAGAAACCGTATTTCAACACAAAAGGAGGGAATTATGCGGGCTAGTCGTTTTACAGATGGACTAATTAGGGAGTACACTGAAAAAGGTTATTGGCAACCAATTACTTATGCAGATCTATACGACCAAAATGCAAAAAAATATTTTGACAAAATTGCGTTTGTTGATGACTCAGGCAATAAGTTTACATTTAAAGAAGCTAACGATGCAATAAACAAGCTTGCAATCAAACTAGTTGAATTAGGATTTCAGAAAGATGATGTACTTGTTGTTCAGCTACCCAATCGCGTAGAACTTGTTTTACTGCTAGTTGCATGCGAGAAGGCCGGCATCATATCGTCAACGGTTGTCCGAACCTTGCGGGATCAAGAAATTGAATACTTACTCCGTGTGACGGGTGCAAAAGGTTATGTTTGCATGCCCGAGTTTCGATCGTTCAATTATCTTGATATGATTGCAAACATGCGTAGTCGATTGCCGAATCTGTCTTCTATTTTTACCTGTGGCGACGATGCAATTGATGATACAATCAATGTTAAAAGCATTATCACCGCTGAAATCGACGATTCTTTGATAGATCAAAAAATTGCTATCATTAGAGAGAATCAAATACGCTTTGATGAAGTCGCTTGGCTTGGTTTTACAACCGGGACCACCGGATTCCCTAAGCTAGTTGAGACGCCTATGTCACTAGCTACCACTGTGGCACCATCGCATATGGGAAAAATAAAAATGACACATGATGATGTCGTTGGCGCTTTATGTCCTGTCTCCGGAGCCGCCCGTGGACTATTGAGGTTCAACCCATTCGTTGGCGCGAAGGGCGTTTTGATGGAGCATTTTGATGCAGAAAAAGCCTTCCACTTGATTGAAAAGGAAAAAATTTCTATTCCCATGATGGTACCTGCACAACTTGCTATGATGTCTCAGAATCCTAATTATACTAAATATGATTTGACCTCATTACGCGTTTTTCAGGTTTCTGGTGCTCCTCTGCCCCCGCATGTTGCAAATGATGTTGAAAAAAAATTCAATTGTATGGTGATTAACCACTATGGCGGTATGGATGCAGGATCTGTTGCTAGTGTAGATGCTGATGACCAGCTAGAGGTGAGGCGGTTTTCAGTTGGAAAACCCCATCCAGGAAATGAAGTCTTACTGCTTGATGATAATGGGAACGTAGTGTCAATAGGCGAGGTTGGTGCAGTTCATTTTCGTGGTCCTACATCCGTAGGCGGATATTATAAAGATCCTGCAATGACACAAGAAGCTTGGGGTTCCGGATATTTTAATATGGGTGATTTGGCAAAAAAAGATGAGGAAGGTAACATTTATATCGTAGGGAGAAAAAAGGATTGCATTATCCGCGGTGGCTATAATATTTATCCCACCGAAGTTGAAAGTATTTT
The DNA window shown above is from Desulfatiglans anilini DSM 4660 and carries:
- a CDS encoding AMP-binding protein, whose protein sequence is MRASRFTDGLIREYTEKGYWQPITYADLYDQNAKKYFDKIAFVDDSGNKFTFKEANDAINKLAIKLVELGFQKDDVLVVQLPNRVELVLLLVACEKAGIISSTVVRTLRDQEIEYLLRVTGAKGYVCMPEFRSFNYLDMIANMRSRLPNLSSIFTCGDDAIDDTINVKSIITAEIDDSLIDQKIAIIRENQIRFDEVAWLGFTTGTTGFPKLVETPMSLATTVAPSHMGKIKMTHDDVVGALCPVSGAARGLLRFNPFVGAKGVLMEHFDAEKAFHLIEKEKISIPMMVPAQLAMMSQNPNYTKYDLTSLRVFQVSGAPLPPHVANDVEKKFNCMVINHYGGMDAGSVASVDADDQLEVRRFSVGKPHPGNEVLLLDDNGNVVSIGEVGAVHFRGPTSVGGYYKDPAMTQEAWGSGYFNMGDLAKKDEEGNIYIVGRKKDCIIRGGYNIYPTEVESILITNPKIEAAAVIGYPDNIMGEKACAYVVVKKGETFSFAEMQEFFRSKQLSANKTPERLEIIDEMPLVSDMKLDKKVLKNDLLRKLESESHI